The Gemmatimonadaceae bacterium DNA segment GACTGGCGGATCGGCTCAACAGCAGCGGGGAACTGGCGAAAAAGGCCGGCCTGCGGATGGGCTATCACAATCACGATGCCGAATTTGCGCCGCAGGCCGTCGGAACCAACGGCTTCGAGATCCTGGTGGCCAACACCGATCCCAAGTTGGTGGATTTCGAGCTCGATCTGTATTGGGCGGTGAAGGCGGGTCAGGATCCGCTCAAGCTCATCGCCGCGCACCCCAAACGCATCGCCTACTGCCATGTGAAGGATGCCGGCCCGGCGCCGGAACTGGCGATGATGGACGTCGGTGCCGGCACGATCGATTTCAAGACGATACTCAAGGCCGCGCGCAAGGTGGGACTCAAGCACTGGTACATCGAGCACGATGCGCCCAAGGACGCGTTGGCGTCGATCACAGCCAGCGCCGCGGCGTTGAAGAAGCTGTAGGCGTTTCGCGACGCCCATGCAGGACGAGATTGCGCACGCCTACGATCGCTGGGCGGTCTCGTATGATACGGACCGCAATCCCACGCGTGATCTTGATGGACAGGTGTTGCGGCAGAGCGCGCTGCCGGTTGACGGGGCCGATGTGCTTGAGCTGGGGTGTGGCACCGGCAAGAACACGGTGTGGCTGGCATCACGCGCGCGTGACGTCACCGCCATGGATTTCTCGCCGGGCATGCTGGCGCGCGCGCGTCGTCGTGTGATTGGCGATCATGTGCATTTCGTCAAACACGACGTGCGCGAACCGTGGCCGGTGGCATCGCTCGGCATCGACGTGGTTGTCGGCAACCTCGTGCTTGAACACGTCGAGCGGTTGGCGCCGGTGTTTCATGAAGCGGCACGGGTGCTGCGCACGGGTGGCACGCTGTGGCTGTGCGAATTGCACCCATTTCGACAGTGGCGCGGCGGGCAGGCCCATTTTACTGCCGCCGATACCGGTGACGTGGTGCACGTCCCGGCCTATCTGCACGCCGTAAGCGACTACGTCAACGGCGGACTCGCCGCAGGCCTGACGCTGGTACACCTGGGTGAGTCGCTTGAGGACGACGTGGAGTCCGGGGCGCTGCCTCGGCTCTTGTCAGTGCGTTTCCTCAAGCAGTAATCCCACCACCTCGTGTGCGCCCGAGCTACGGTCGCAGCGGATTGACACAGGGGTATCGTCGCGTTGGGATCGCGACCGGTGATCCAGGCGGATTCGCGGCCGCGGAATCCATAGTGGCGCGCGACGTCGCCAATTGCTGGCCGGGCGCGAACGCAACCGGCATCGGACACTCCAGCGACACGGCGGGGCGGTCCGCTGGCGCAACCAGCACTACGGTCGGTTTGACGCCGCCGTCGATCGTGCGCCGCCAGCCAGAGGCGGTCGACCACGGCGCATTCGCCGCCGCCAATGCTGAACTGCCCGCCGTGCCGGTGAGCCCTGACAGCCGGTACGTTCGGAGCGCCGAGTCGGCCATTCGGGCCCAGTGACTGTTATCCGTCTGAGCATGCGCCAGGCGTCCCATCAGCGTCAATGCGCCCATCGCTACAAGCGCTCTTGCAATTGCGCGGCTTCGTCCCATGTTCGCAGTCACGGTTCCTCCTCGGCTTTCGACACCCGACAATCACACCATGGTTGCCTACCTCGCCCTTCCGCGTGCTCGTATGCTCACGCCCGCCCTCATACTGGCGCTGATAGGGCCGGGTGGCAAGACGCTGCAGGCGCAGCGACCGCCCATTGGACCGTCTGTTCGCTCGTTCGTGCGAGTGGATACCACGGCATTCGCCCTGACCAACGTCCGCGTCATTGATGGCACGGGGGCACCGGCGCGCGAGGCGCAAACGGTGCTGGTGCGCGATGGTCGCATTGTCGCGGTCGGCGCGTCGACTTCGGTCACTATTCCGGTCGGCACGCAGGTGATCGATCTGACCGGCAAGAGCGTCATCCCGGGGCTGGTCATGGTCCACGAGCATCTGTTCTATCCCACCGGTCCGGGTATCTACGGGAATCTGACGGAGAGTTTTTCGCGACTGTATCTGGCGGGTGGGGTCACCTCGATGCGCACGGGTGGCAACATGAACGGCTACAGCGAGCTGCTGGTAGCCAAGGCCATTGCCAAGGGCGAGAAGGCGGGCCCGTGGATTGATGCCACGGCGCCGTATCTGGAAGGACCCGGCATGAACTTCGCCCAGGTTCGCGTGCTCGCGGATTCAACCGACGCGCGCAAACATGTGGAGTACTGGGCCGAGCAGGGCGCGACGTCGTTCAAGGCGTACATGAACATCACGCGCGACGAACTGCGCGCGTCGACGAAGGCGGCGCACGCCCGTGGTCTCAAGGTGACCGGACATCTGTGCTCGGTCACGTATCGTGAAGCGGCCGATGCCGGCATCGATGACCTTGAGCACGGCTTCTTCGCCATGAACGATTTCGTCCCCAACAAGCCACTCGATCGGTGTGTGTCGCGCGGCGGCGCGGCGCAGTCCACCATGGCGGCGCTCGATCCTGCGGCGAGCGAGGTGCAGTCGCTGTTCACGTATCTCATTGATCGCCATGTGGTGGTCACCTCCACGCTCACCATCTTCGAAACATTCACGCCGGGGCGCCCGATGCCGCCGGGGCTGGATGTGCTGCTGCCTCAGTTGCGCGAGCAATTCGAGCAGCGCTTCGCCGTGACCGCCACGTCCACGCAATCGCCGTACACGGCTGCGTTTCCCAAGGGCATGGCTATGGAACGCGCCTTCGCCAAGGCCGGCGGCACGCTGGTGGTTGGCACTGATCCCACCGGGGGTGGCGGAGTGATTCCCGGATACTCCAACCAGCGCGCACTGGAATTGCTAGTGGAGGCGGGTTTCTCGCCTCTGGAGGCCATCCGCATCGGCACGCTTAATGGCGCGACGTATCTGGGGCGCGGCGCACTGGTGGGCTCGATCGCGGTGGGCAAGCAGGCCGATCTGGTCGTCATCGACGGCAACCCGGTGGCGCAGATCGGCGACATCCGCAAGGTGCAGATGGTCTTCAAGCAGGGCGTGGGATACGATCCCTCTGCGATCATCGAATCGGTGCGGGGGAAGGTCGGACTCTGGTAGCGCCGCCCTACGACGGCCGGTATTTTCGCATTCCCATCCTCACACGAGCCAGGCGATGATCCTCCGTAGCCCGTATCCCGATATCGATATTCCCGACATGCCGCTGGTTGGGTTCGTGTTCAAGCGCGCGGCGGAGTTTGGCGACAAGACGGCGATTGTCTGTGCAGCCACGGGACGCGCGTACACGTATGCGGGTTTGGCCAAGGCGATCGCGCAGGTGGGGGCTGGCCTGGCCGCGCGCGGCGTGAAGAAGGGTGATGTCGTTGGCCTGGTGAGTCCGAACACACCCGACTTCGCCGTGGTGTTTTACGCGATTGTGTCCATCGGGGCGATTTGTTCGACGGTGAATCCCATTGCCACGGCCGAAGAAATTGGCGCGCAGTTCGCCGACTCCGAAGCCATCATGCTGTTCACGGTGCCCGAGTTGTACGACAAGTGCGAGGCCGCGTCGCGACTGGCCAGCATGGTGCGTGAGATTGTCGTATTTGGTGAACACGAGGGTGCCGTGCCGTACGCGGAGCTCTTCGCGCATGGTGACACGCCGCCGCACGTCGAGATCGATCCGGCCACCGACGTGTGCGCGTTGCCATACTCCAGCGGCACCTCGGGTATTCCGAAGGGTGTGATGCTGACGCATCGGAATATCGTCGCCAACCTCTGCCAGATGCGACAACCCACCACGATGGTCACTGCCGATGATGTGATCGTGGGCGTGCTGCCGTTCTTTCACATCTACGGCATGGTGGTGATCATGGGGGCGGCGTTCGTCGAAGGCGCCACCGTGGTGTCGATGCCCCGCTTCGAGATCGAGGCCTTTCTCAAGACGCTGCAGGACTATCGTGTCACCTACGCCAACGTCGTGCCGCCCATCGTGCTGGCATTTGCCAAGCATCCGTCGGTGGCCAAGTACGACTTGAGCGCGTTGCACACCGTGTTCAGCGGCGCCGCGCCGTTGGGTGGCGAGTTGTCGACGGCGGTGGAACAACGACTCGGCGTGCGCGTGCGGCAGGGATATGGCCTCACGGAAACGAGCCCGGTCACCCACTTCCATCCGCTCGAGAGCGAGCGGGTGGTCCTGTCGTCGGTCGGACCGATGGTGGCCAACACAGAGTGTCGACTGGTCGATCCGCTCACGGAACAGGATGTCCCCGTTGGTGAGCGGGGCGAACTCTGGATTCACGGTCCGCAGGTGATGAAGGGCTACTTCAACAAACCCGAAGCCACCGCGGCCTGTCTGAGTGCCGATGGCTGGTTCCGCACTGGCGACGTCGCCATTGTTGACGACCGTGGCTGGTTCGCCATCGTGGATCGGGTGAAGGAACTCATCAAGTACAAGGGACTGCAGGTCGCCCCGGCGGAACTGGAGGCGGTCCTGTTGTCGAATCCCGCCATTGCTGACGCGGCGGTCATTCCGGTGCCCGACGACGATGCCGGTGAGGTCCCCAAGGCGTTCGTGGTGGCACGTTCCGAACTCTCGGCCGACGACGTCATGGCGTACGTGGCCGAACGCGTGTCTCCCTATAAAAAGATCCGCATGGTAGAGTTCGTCGACAGCATCCCGAAGTCTCCATCTGGCAAGATTCTGCGGCGACTGCTGGTCGAGAAAGAGCGCCTGGCGGCCGCGCAGCGCACCTGACATTTCCATTCAACACGTTCTCATGTCTTCTCCACGACTCGGCATCGGTTTCGTTGGCTCCGGCTTCAATGCGCGCTTCCACATGCAAGGCCTGCGCTTCGTGCGCGACGCCGATGTCTTGGGCGTCTGGAGCCCCAATGCGAAGAACGCGGCCTCGGCCGCCAAATACGCGCGCGAGCTTGAGGTGGGTGCGTGCAAGCCCTACAAGTCCATCACGGACATGGTGGCCGATCCGGCCATCGACGCCATCTGGCTCAATGGCCCCAATCAGGCGCGCATTGAAAACGTCCAGGAAATCTGCGATGCCGTGACCAGCGGAAAGGGTACGCTCAAAGGCATCGCCTGCGAGAAGCCGCTGGCGCGCTCGGTGGCTGAAGCAAAGGAAGTGCTGCGGATGGTGGAGAAGGCCGGCATCATGCACGGCTATCTCGAGAACCAGTACTTCTCGCCGCAGGTCAGCGTCGGACACAACCTCATCTGGCGCCGCGGCGCCGCTGCGACCGGCCGGCCCTATCTGGCGCGCGCCGCTGAAGAGCACAGTGGTCCGCACATGCCCTGGTTCTGGAACGGCGCGCTGCAGGGCGGCGGCGTGCTCAACGACATGATGTGCCACTCGATTCTCGTCGTGCGCCAACTGCTCACGCCCCCAGGCGAATCGCTGTCCACCCTCGTGCCCAAGCGTGTCACCGGCCACATCGCGTCGCTCAAGTTCACGCGCAAGGAGTACGCGGCGCAGCTCAAGAAGACGATGGGGGTGGACTACCTCAAGTCACCGTCCGAAGACTTCGCCAGCGTGAACATCGAGTTCGAAGCACCCGACGGCCGCATTGCCATTGGTGAAGCCACCACCAGCTGGAGTTTTGTCGGACCCGGCCTAAGGTTGTCCGCCGAGCTGCTGGGCCCCGAGTACTCGATGAAGTGGAACAGCCTGGAGTCGGGGCTCGATCTGTTCTTCTCGCGCGCCGTGAAAGGCAAGTCGGGCGAGGACATTGTCGAGAAGCAGAACGCCGAAGTAGGGCAGATGCCGGTGGTGGTGAACGAAGCGATTGCGTACGGATACGAAGCCGAAGACCGTCACTTCGTGCGCGCATTCCTCGGCAAGGAGAAGCCGCTGCTCACGTTCCACGACGGGCTCGACGTGGTGCGCCTGCTCATGACCGCGTACATGAGCGCCGAGCAGGGCAAGACTATCGAGTTCCCACCGCGCGGTATCGACAAATTTGTGCCCCAGGTGGCCCAGGGCACGTGGAAACCGAGGTGAGACTCAGTACTCAGTACCAAGTACTAAGTACTAAGTACTGAGTACTGAGTACTGAGTACCTAGTACTTCCTGTAATTCACGTCCATCGCGTCCATGCGCTGCATGTGCGTTTGCAACCGGACCATGAAGTCGGCGAAGTCGCGACGCGGCTTCGCCGTCCAGATGGCTTCGGCCAGTGCGCTCATGCGGGGGAATGCCATGTACTCCAGTTGTTTGGCATCCTGGATGTACTCTGTCCACAGTTGCGCCTGCGCGCCCAGCACGTGTTTCGCTTCGGTGTCCGTGAGTGACGAGGGCACGGGCTCGAATGCGTACACCGTATCGATGGGCAGATAACCGCCAATCGCCAGCGGCTCCTTCGCGCGGTCGCGTGACTGGTAGTGGTCGAAGTACGTGTGACTGCCTGGCGCCATGATCACGTCATGATTGGCCTTGGCGGCCGCGATGCCGCCATCCATCCCGCGCCACGACATCACCGTGGCATTCTCGGCCAGTCCGCCCTCGAGAATCTCATCCCAGCCGACCATGCGACGGCCGTTCTTCGTGAGAAAGCTGTCCATCTGGCGGATGAACCAGCTCTGCAACTCGTGCTCGTCCTTGAGGCCGAGTTGCTTGATGCGCGCCTGAATGTCGGTACTGGCCTTCCACTGGTTCTTGATGGCTTCGTCGCCGCCAATATGGATGTACGGGCCGGGGAAGAGCGCCATCACCTCGCGCAGCACATCCTGCATGAATGCCACGGTGCTGTCGTCGGCATTGAGGATGAACTCACTGACCCCCCACACCTGCATGACGCCAACGGTGGTGTCACGTCGCACACCAAGTTGTGGATAGGCCGAGATGGCGGCCTGCGCGTGTCCGGGCATCTCGATTTCCGGGACCACCGTAATGAAACGCTGCGCCGCGTAGGCGACGATTTCGCGCACATCATCCTGCGTGTAGAAGCCACAATGCCGTTTGCCGTCAAACACCCGCTTGGCCGGATCGGCCTGATGCGGGCCCACCAGCGTCTGATCGCGGCAGGAGCTCACGTCGGTGAGGCGCGGATACTTCTTGATCTCGATACGCCAGCCCTGGTCTTCCGTGAGATGCCAGTGAAAGCGATTCATCTTGTGACGCGCCAGCAGGTCGATGTACTTCTTCACGAACTCCTTCGGCATGAAGTGCCGCGACACATCCAGATGCGCGCCGCGCCAGGTAAATCGTGGAGCATCCTCGATGTGCACGGCGGGCGCGTGCCACTCGATACCGGCGATGGGGGCGTCGCGGAAAATGGCGGCCGGAAACAACTGTTTCAGCGTCTCCAGCGCGTAAAAGGCGCCTGCCGCATGTGCGGCGCGCACGGTCACGCCACTGCGCGACACATCCAGCCGGTAGCCTTCGTCACCCAGGGCCTTGGCGTCGCTCCCGATCACATGCACCAGGCGAATCGTGCCTGGCGCCGCGGCGCTGGACCGTACTACTGACAGATCGAATCCGGTGGCGTTGGCAATATCCCGCGCGAACCGATGCGCCACGGCGGCGAAGGTCGGGTCGGCGTGCACGGCGGTCCGGGCGGTGAGGGTGAAATGCCCCGGCATGGGCGTCATGACCGTGGGGCGCGGAATCACGGCATAAACACTGGAGTCGGCGGCGGGAGCCGCCGAAAGCGCGCGAGACGACAGCGAGAGCACCGCGCACAGCAGCAACAGCGTCGAGGGCGTCAACCGTGCGTGCGCGTGTCGAAAGAGTTTCAACGTCATGTCGATGATACCGTCGCCAGTGGCGTGGTCGAAGAAAGCGCGACGACGACGTCGCGGATGATTGTCGGATCGGTACTCCGGGCATGCACTTCGCGCACCCCAGAGCGTTCCAGCATGGAGCGTACGTTATGTCCGCGGATACTGCCGCCGGCCAGCACCGTCAGGTGTGCTCCGGCGCGACGCTGCAGGGCCGACAACGTGTCCGCACCTTCCAGCGCGGTGGCGGCGTGGCCGGCTGTCAACACGTAGTCCACGCCAACCGCCAGCAGCGCGTCGAGCGCGGCCATGGCCGACGGTGTCCGATCGAAGGCCCGGTGAAAGGCCACCTTCATGGGGCGGGCCAATGCGATGAAGATGGCCAGCTGTTCCTGATGCACGCTCCCGTCGTCGTGGAGCGGCCCCAGCACGATCCCGTCCGCGCCGCGCGCGCGTGCCGCGATGATATCGTTGCCCATCACATCGATGTCGTCGTCGCCGT contains these protein-coding regions:
- a CDS encoding sugar phosphate isomerase/epimerase — translated: METHTISRRNVLQMLAAGVAGGALLPRLATARAGTADEARRIERIGLQLYTVRTAMTKDLEGTIAAVAAAGITELEFAGYYNKPATWWRDLMKSHGMTSPSTHIGLPKTDAEWEPHFAMANGMGHDCVIVPSFGSEFRGEGGYKRLADRLNSSGELAKKAGLRMGYHNHDAEFAPQAVGTNGFEILVANTDPKLVDFELDLYWAVKAGQDPLKLIAAHPKRIAYCHVKDAGPAPELAMMDVGAGTIDFKTILKAARKVGLKHWYIEHDAPKDALASITASAAALKKL
- a CDS encoding class I SAM-dependent methyltransferase; its protein translation is MQDEIAHAYDRWAVSYDTDRNPTRDLDGQVLRQSALPVDGADVLELGCGTGKNTVWLASRARDVTAMDFSPGMLARARRRVIGDHVHFVKHDVREPWPVASLGIDVVVGNLVLEHVERLAPVFHEAARVLRTGGTLWLCELHPFRQWRGGQAHFTAADTGDVVHVPAYLHAVSDYVNGGLAAGLTLVHLGESLEDDVESGALPRLLSVRFLKQ
- a CDS encoding amidohydrolase family protein; translation: MVAYLALPRARMLTPALILALIGPGGKTLQAQRPPIGPSVRSFVRVDTTAFALTNVRVIDGTGAPAREAQTVLVRDGRIVAVGASTSVTIPVGTQVIDLTGKSVIPGLVMVHEHLFYPTGPGIYGNLTESFSRLYLAGGVTSMRTGGNMNGYSELLVAKAIAKGEKAGPWIDATAPYLEGPGMNFAQVRVLADSTDARKHVEYWAEQGATSFKAYMNITRDELRASTKAAHARGLKVTGHLCSVTYREAADAGIDDLEHGFFAMNDFVPNKPLDRCVSRGGAAQSTMAALDPAASEVQSLFTYLIDRHVVVTSTLTIFETFTPGRPMPPGLDVLLPQLREQFEQRFAVTATSTQSPYTAAFPKGMAMERAFAKAGGTLVVGTDPTGGGGVIPGYSNQRALELLVEAGFSPLEAIRIGTLNGATYLGRGALVGSIAVGKQADLVVIDGNPVAQIGDIRKVQMVFKQGVGYDPSAIIESVRGKVGLW
- a CDS encoding 4-coumarate--CoA ligase family protein, which encodes MILRSPYPDIDIPDMPLVGFVFKRAAEFGDKTAIVCAATGRAYTYAGLAKAIAQVGAGLAARGVKKGDVVGLVSPNTPDFAVVFYAIVSIGAICSTVNPIATAEEIGAQFADSEAIMLFTVPELYDKCEAASRLASMVREIVVFGEHEGAVPYAELFAHGDTPPHVEIDPATDVCALPYSSGTSGIPKGVMLTHRNIVANLCQMRQPTTMVTADDVIVGVLPFFHIYGMVVIMGAAFVEGATVVSMPRFEIEAFLKTLQDYRVTYANVVPPIVLAFAKHPSVAKYDLSALHTVFSGAAPLGGELSTAVEQRLGVRVRQGYGLTETSPVTHFHPLESERVVLSSVGPMVANTECRLVDPLTEQDVPVGERGELWIHGPQVMKGYFNKPEATAACLSADGWFRTGDVAIVDDRGWFAIVDRVKELIKYKGLQVAPAELEAVLLSNPAIADAAVIPVPDDDAGEVPKAFVVARSELSADDVMAYVAERVSPYKKIRMVEFVDSIPKSPSGKILRRLLVEKERLAAAQRT
- a CDS encoding Gfo/Idh/MocA family oxidoreductase: MSSPRLGIGFVGSGFNARFHMQGLRFVRDADVLGVWSPNAKNAASAAKYARELEVGACKPYKSITDMVADPAIDAIWLNGPNQARIENVQEICDAVTSGKGTLKGIACEKPLARSVAEAKEVLRMVEKAGIMHGYLENQYFSPQVSVGHNLIWRRGAAATGRPYLARAAEEHSGPHMPWFWNGALQGGGVLNDMMCHSILVVRQLLTPPGESLSTLVPKRVTGHIASLKFTRKEYAAQLKKTMGVDYLKSPSEDFASVNIEFEAPDGRIAIGEATTSWSFVGPGLRLSAELLGPEYSMKWNSLESGLDLFFSRAVKGKSGEDIVEKQNAEVGQMPVVVNEAIAYGYEAEDRHFVRAFLGKEKPLLTFHDGLDVVRLLMTAYMSAEQGKTIEFPPRGIDKFVPQVAQGTWKPR
- a CDS encoding beta-N-acetylhexosaminidase gives rise to the protein MTLKLFRHAHARLTPSTLLLLCAVLSLSSRALSAAPAADSSVYAVIPRPTVMTPMPGHFTLTARTAVHADPTFAAVAHRFARDIANATGFDLSVVRSSAAAPGTIRLVHVIGSDAKALGDEGYRLDVSRSGVTVRAAHAAGAFYALETLKQLFPAAIFRDAPIAGIEWHAPAVHIEDAPRFTWRGAHLDVSRHFMPKEFVKKYIDLLARHKMNRFHWHLTEDQGWRIEIKKYPRLTDVSSCRDQTLVGPHQADPAKRVFDGKRHCGFYTQDDVREIVAYAAQRFITVVPEIEMPGHAQAAISAYPQLGVRRDTTVGVMQVWGVSEFILNADDSTVAFMQDVLREVMALFPGPYIHIGGDEAIKNQWKASTDIQARIKQLGLKDEHELQSWFIRQMDSFLTKNGRRMVGWDEILEGGLAENATVMSWRGMDGGIAAAKANHDVIMAPGSHTYFDHYQSRDRAKEPLAIGGYLPIDTVYAFEPVPSSLTDTEAKHVLGAQAQLWTEYIQDAKQLEYMAFPRMSALAEAIWTAKPRRDFADFMVRLQTHMQRMDAMDVNYRKY
- a CDS encoding copper homeostasis protein CutC, giving the protein MSVTSTAVLVEACCDSVHTARAAQAFGAGRIELCGPGDGGTTPSFGLIARCRDELHVPLHVMIRPHTLSFVYGDDDIDVMGNDIIAARARGADGIVLGPLHDDGSVHQEQLAIFIALARPMKVAFHRAFDRTPSAMAALDALLAVGVDYVLTAGHAATALEGADTLSALQRRAGAHLTVLAGGSIRGHNVRSMLERSGVREVHARSTDPTIIRDVVVALSSTTPLATVSST